In Silene latifolia isolate original U9 population chromosome X, ASM4854445v1, whole genome shotgun sequence, the following proteins share a genomic window:
- the LOC141620085 gene encoding uncharacterized protein LOC141620085, which translates to MDHNGSRLPTLCSTLPQLPDICKCTPCTTLYAIYHDITLAFFLTWGIEIIGKVNPSGSGGHCFILVAIDYFTKWVEAKSYKVLKAKQVAQFIQNEIIFRYRTPHELISDNMTHFQAEMEAIFEKYKIKHHKSSPYTPQTNEAVEAANKTLTAILRKMSDNYKD; encoded by the coding sequence CCGACATTATGTtcgacattgccacaattgccagataTTTGCAAATGTACACCATGTACCACCCTCTATGCTATATATCATGACATCACCTTGGCCTTTTTTTTAACCTGGGGGATCGAAATTATCGGAAAGGTCAACCCTTCTGGGTCAGGAGGACATTGTTTTATTTTGgtcgcaatcgactacttcacgaagtgggtagaagccaAGTCTTATAAAGTGCTAAAAGCAAAGCAAGTAGCACAGTTCATTCAAAATGAGATCATTTTTCGATATAGGACACCCCACGAACTCATCAGTGATAACATGACCCATTTCCAAGCTGAAATGGAGGCTATATtcgaaaagtataaaatcaagcacCATAAGTCATCACCATACACGCCACAGACAAATGAGGCTGTAGAAGCTGCCAATAAAACACTTACAGCCATTTTGAGGAAAATGTCTGATAACTATAAAGATTAG